From the genome of SAR202 cluster bacterium:
CGTTCGATACCACGTCGAACGAGATCTTGCGAGACCAGATCGTTTCCGTACTGAAGATGCTTTCCGATAGGGAGGCGAGGGTGCTGCAGCTCCGCTTCGGCTTCGAGGACGGACGCCCCTATACGCTGGAACAGATAGGCGAAGAGTTCGGTGTAACCCGCGAGCGCATCAGGCAGATAGAGCGGCGCGCGCTCAAGCGCCTTCGCACCCCGGCGATCGTTAACCAGCTGCGGGATTTCGTCGCCTAGATTGAGAGGACGGACTGGAAACAGTGCGTATATGCCAAATATTGCCGGTTACGAAATTCATCTGGCAGTTGGCTTGTAGTGGCGCTCCCTTTTGTGGTAGTCTCTCCGCAAGTGGCATAAGCCAGCCTTTGCCCGAATCAGTTGTGGTCAGTGAGGAGCACGCCAGATGTTGAACTATATCGTCATGCGAACGCTGCTGGGCGCGTTTACCCTGTGTGCGATCGCATTCCTCTCCTTTGTGATCATTCAGCTGCCGCAAGGCGACTACGTAGATACGTATATCCAGCAGCTTCGAGCAGAGGGTGACGAGATCAGCCGCGAGCAGGCTGACGCCATTCGCGACTACTACGGCCTGAACCGCCCGATGCTTGTCCAGTTCTGGTTCTGGGTCTCCCGCATCATCTTCCAGCTCGACTTCGGTTACTCGTTCGCAAGGCAGAAGACCATCAAGTCGCTGCTGGCGGACAGATTGCAATTCTCAATCGCGTTATCAGCCTTTACAAGTATCCTTGTATGGGGGTTCTCAGTCCCGATCGGGATATACTCTGCGGTAAGAGCGCATACATTCAGTGACTATGTATTTACGTTATTAGGCTTTACGGGACTGGCGCTACCAGACTTCTTGTTAGGCCTTGTCATGATGTACGTCTTCTTCGCCTACTTTGATATGAGCGTGGGCGGCCTCTTCTCAGGCCATTACGTTAACGCTCCATGGAGCGTCGGCCGCGTGATCGACCTCCTGAAGCACCTGATCATCCCGGGCGTCGTTATCGGCACGAACGGTATGGCGGGCGGCGTCCGTATCCTGCGAAACAACCTCATGGACGAGCTATCCAAGCCGTACGTCATCACTGCCAGGGCCAAGGGCGTGCCTTACTGGCGCCTGGTCATCAAGTACCCGCTGCGCGTGGCCGTCAACCCCATGATCTCCGGCTTCGGCGGTATCCTGCCCGGCCTGATCGGCGGCGAGGCAATCGTCTCGATCGTGTTGAGCCTGCCGACACTCGGCCCGCTCATGCTGGCGGCGCTCACGCAGCAGGACATGTATCTGGCGGGCAGCATCTTCCTGCTCCTGTCCTCGCTGACACTCGTCGGCGTGCTCGTGTCCGACCTGATGCTCGTCGTCGTTGACCCGCGCATCCGCCTGACAAGCAGGTAGTCGATTCGGTGAATTCGTAACTTCAGAGGCCCCGGCAATCGCCGGGGCCGCTTGTTTTACCCGCCGTACCGCCGTACCATCCTCCATGACTCACCGTAGCCCGCGCGAAATCCATCGCGCCGTTCCGGGCAACACCAGAATTCCAACAGGAGTGTTCCGCAATGGCACAGTCTCGCTCCGGCGGCACTGCCGCATCCGCCCGCCAGGCCGCCCCTGCATACCGCATCATCTATAACTGGGACGGCGCGCCCCACCAGTACAACGAGTACCCTCCCACACTGGAAAAGTTCCTCGAAAAGGTCTACGCGCCGCTCAAGGACACCGAGACCGACGCGCTCTTCTGGTGCCTTGGCACTCACGAGTCTTCGTGGCCGTCGAAGACCATGCAGTTCGTCGGCGACTCCGTCAACCGGCGGTACGATTCCGTTCTGGAGATGCGGGACACCGAGAACATCCGGTCCCTATTCGAGCAGGGGATAGATCCGTACGCGCCCCTGGTGAAGCGTGGCCGCGAGCTCGGGATGGCTGTGTACCCATCCATCCGCATGAACGACCAGCACTTCTGGACGATCACGGACCTGGAGAAGATGCAGAAGACGGTCACCGGGAGCCTCACGCAGTTCCGCAAGGACCACCCGGAGTGGCTTCTAGGGAAGGCCG
Proteins encoded in this window:
- a CDS encoding ABC transporter permease encodes the protein MLNYIVMRTLLGAFTLCAIAFLSFVIIQLPQGDYVDTYIQQLRAEGDEISREQADAIRDYYGLNRPMLVQFWFWVSRIIFQLDFGYSFARQKTIKSLLADRLQFSIALSAFTSILVWGFSVPIGIYSAVRAHTFSDYVFTLLGFTGLALPDFLLGLVMMYVFFAYFDMSVGGLFSGHYVNAPWSVGRVIDLLKHLIIPGVVIGTNGMAGGVRILRNNLMDELSKPYVITARAKGVPYWRLVIKYPLRVAVNPMISGFGGILPGLIGGEAIVSIVLSLPTLGPLMLAALTQQDMYLAGSIFLLLSSLTLVGVLVSDLMLVVVDPRIRLTSR